In Oryza sativa Japonica Group chromosome 2, ASM3414082v1, the following are encoded in one genomic region:
- the LOC4330867 gene encoding nitrate reductase [NAD(P)H], which produces MAASVEYKLAPHPWASNAPSSNLDLFPSGGGKRRSGSETDSDDEDSIPPDWRSLYHPRLEVAEPAVKDPRDEATSDAWVRRHPALVRLTGKHPFNSEPPLPRLMSHGFITPAPLHYVRNHGAVPKADWSTWAVEVTGLVKRPARLNMEQLVTGFEAVELPVTLVCAGNRRKEQNMVRQTVGFNWGPGAISTSVWRGVRLRDVLRWCGVMGASAGAANVCFEGAEDLPGGGGCKYGTSLRREVAMDPAHDVILAYMQNGEPLTPDHGFPVRVIVPGFIGGRMVKWLKRIIVASSESESYYHYRDNRVLPSHVDAELANAEAWWYKPEYMINELNINSVITTPGHDEVLPINALTTQRPYTMKGYAYSGGGRKVTRVEVTLDGGETWQVCNLDHPERPTKYGKYWCWCFWSVDVEVLELLAAKEIAVRAWDESLNTQPEKLIWNLMGMMNNCWFRVKTKTCRPHKGEIGLVFEHPTQPGNQAGGWMARQKHLETSESAVSTLKRSTSTPFLNTATTQYTMSEVRRHTTPESAWIIVHGHVYDCTGFLKDHPGGADSIMINAGTDCTEEFDAIHSDKARGLLEMYRIGELIVTGSDYSPQSSSADLTSIVESPTAAAAPAVPVSTVALSNPREKVKCRLMDKKSLSYNVRLFRFALPSPDQKLGLPVGKHVYVCASIGGKLCMRAYTPTSSVDEVGYIELLIKIYFKGEDPKFPDGGLMSQYLDYLPLGATIDIKGPIGHIEYAGRGAFTVNGERRFARRLAMVAGGTGITPVYQVIQAVLWDQPDDGTEMHVVYANRTEDDMLLREEIDRWAAAHPARLKVWYVVSKVARPEDGWEYGVGRVDERTLREHLPPGDGETLALVCGPPAMVECTVRPGLEKMGYDLDKSCLVF; this is translated from the exons ATGGCGGCCTCGGTGGAGTACAAGCTGGCTCCGCACCCGTGGGCGAGCAATGCTCCGTCGAGCAACCTCGACTTGTTCCcgtccggcggcggcaagcgccgTTCGGGCTCCGAGACCGACTCCGACGACGAGGACAGCATACCACCGGACTGGAGGTCGCTGTACCACCCGCGGCTGGAGGTGGCGGAGCCGGCCGTCAAGGACCCCCGCGACGAGGCCACCTCCGACGCGTGGGTGCGTCGCCACCCGGCGCTCGTCCGGCTCACCGGCAAGCACCCGTTCAACtccgagccgccgctgccgcgcctcATGTCGCACGGCTTCatcacgccggcgccgctccacTACGTGCGCAACCACGGCGCCGTGCCCAAGGCGGACTGGTCGACGTGGGCCGTGGAGGTGACCGGGCTCGTCAAGCGCCCCGCGAGGCTCAACATGGAGCAGCTCGTGACCGGGTTCGAGGCCGTGGAGCTCCCCGTCACGCTGGTGTGCGCGGGCAACCGGCGCAAGGAGCAGAACATGGTGCGCCAGACCGTGGGCTTCAACTGGGGCCCCGGCGCCATCTCCACCTCCGTGTGGCGCGGCGTGCGGCTGCGCGACGTGCTGCGGTGGTGCGGTGTCATGggcgcctccgccggcgcggccAACGTGTGCTTCGAGGGCGCCGAGGACctcccaggcggcggcgggtgcaaGTACGGCACCAGCCTGCGCCGCGAGGTGGCCATGGACCCCGCCCACGACGTCATCCTCGCCTACATGCAGAACGGCGAGCCGCTCACGCCCGACCACGGCTTCCCCGTCCGGGTCATCGTCCCGGGCTTCATCGGCGGCCGCATGGTGAAATGGCTCAAGCGCATCATCGTCGCGTCCAGCGAGTCGGAGAGCTACTACCATTACCGCGACAACCGCGTCCTCCCGTCTCACGtcgacgccgagctcgccaATGCCGAAG CTTGGTGGTACAAGCCGGAGTACATGATAAACGAGCTGAACATAAACTCGGTGATCACCACGCCGGGACACGATGAGGTGCTCCCCATCAATGCGCTGACGACGCAGCGGCCGTATACGATGAAGGGATACGCCTACTCCG GCGGTGGCCGGAAAGTTACAAGGGTAGAGGTGACCCTGGACGGCGGCGAGACGTGGCAGGTGTGCAACCTTGACCACCCGGAGAGGCCGACCAAGTACGGAAAGTACTGGTGCTGGTGCTTCTGGTCCGTCGATGTCGAggtgctcgagctgctcgccgcCAAGGAGATCGCCGTCCGCGCCTGGGACGAGTCCCTCAACACCCAGCCGGAGAAGCTCATTTGGAATCTCATG GGCATGATGAACAACTGCTGGTTCAGGGTGAAGACGAAGACGTGCAGGCCGCACAAGGGGGAGATCGGGCTGGTGTTCGAGCACCCGACGCAGCCGGGCAACCAGGCCGGCGGGTGGATGGCGAGGCAGAAGCACCTCGAGACGTCGGAGAGCGCGGTGAGCACGCTGAAGCGCAGCACGTCCACGCCGTTCCTCAACACGGCCACCACGCAGTACACCATGTCCGAGGTGCGCCGCCACACGACGCCGGAGTCCGCCTGGATCATCGTGCACGGCCATGTCTACGACTGCACGGGGTTCCTCAAGGACCAccccggcggcgccgacagCATCATGATCAACGCCGGCACCGACTGCACCGAGGAATTCGACGCCATCCACTCCGACAAGGCCCGTGGCCTCCTCGAGATGTACCGCATCGGCGAGCTCATCGTCACCGGCAGCGACTACTCGCCGCAGAGCAGCAGTGCTGACCTCACGTCCATCGTTGAGAGCCctacggcagcggcggcgcccgccgtGCCGGTGTCGACCGTCGCGCTGTCCAACCCGCGGGAGAAGGTGAAATGCCGGCTCATGGACAAGAAGAGCCTGTCCTACAACGTGCGCCTGTTCCGGTtcgcgctgccgtcgccggaCCAGAAGCTCGGGCTACCGGTCGGCAAGCACGTGTACGTGTGCGCGTCGATCGGCGGCAAGCTCTGCATGCGCGCGTAcacgccgacgagctccgtcGACGAGGTCGGCTACATCGAGCTCCTGATCAAGATATACTTCAAGGGCGAGGACCCCAAGTTCCCCGACGGCGGGCTCATGTCGCAGTACCTGGACTACCTGCCGCTCGGCGCCACCATCGACATCAAGGGCCCGATCGGGCACATCGAGtacgccggccgcggcgccttCACGGTGAACGGCGAGCGCCGGTTCGCGCGGCGGCTCGCCATGGTGGCCGGCGGGACGGGGATCACGCCGGTGTACCAGGTGATCCAGGCCGTGCTCTGGGACCAGCCCGACGACGGAACGGAGATGCACGTGGTGTACGCGAACCGGACGGAGGACGACATGCTCCTCCGGGAGGAGATCgaccggtgggcggcggcgcacccGGCGCGGCTCAAGGTGTGGTACGTGGTGAGCAAGGTGGCGCGGCCGGAGGACGGGTGGGAGTACGGCGTGGGGAGGGTGGACGAGCGGACGCTCAGGGAGCACCTGCCGccgggcgacggcgagacgcTCGCGCTCGTGTGCGGGCCGCCGGCGATGGTCGAGTGCACGGTGCGGCCGGGCCTGGAGAAGATGGGCTATGACCTCGACAAGTCCTGCCTCGTCTTCTGA
- the LOC4330868 gene encoding E3 ubiquitin-protein ligase COP1: MGDSTVAGALVPSVPKQEQAPSGDASTAALAVAGEGEEDAGARASAGGNGEAAADRDLLCPICMAVIKDAFLTACGHSFCYMCIVTHLSHKSDCPCCGNYLTKAQLYPNFLLDKVLKKMSARQIAKTASPIDQFRYALQQGNDMAVKELDSLMTLIAEKKRHMEQQESETNMQILLVFLHCLRKQKLEELNEIQTDLQYIKEDISAVERHRLELYRTKERYSMKLRMLLDEPAASKMWPSPMDKPSGLFPPNSRGPLSTSNPGGLQNKKLDLKGQISHQGFQRRDVLTCSDPPSAPIQSGNVIARKRRVQAQFNELQEYYLQRRRTGAQSRRLEERDIVTINKEGYHAGLEDFQSVLTTFTRYSRLRVIAELRHGDLFHSANIVSSIEFDRDDELFATAGVSKRIKVFEFSTVVNEPSDVHCPVVEMATRSKLSCLSWNKYSKNVIASSDYEGIVTVWDVQTRQSVMEYEEHEKRAWSVDFSRTEPSMLVSGSDDCKVKVWCTKQEASAINIDMKANICSVKYNPGSSHYVAVGSADHHIHYFDLRNPSAPVHVFGGHKKAVSYVKFLSTNELASASTDSTLRLWDVKENCPVRTFRGHKNEKNFVGLSVNNEYIACGSETNEVFVYHKAISKPAANHRFVSSDLDDADDDPGSYFISAVCWKSDSPTMLTANSQGTIKVLVLAP; encoded by the exons ATGGGTGACTCGACGGTGGCCGGCGCGCTGGTGCCATCGGTGCCGAAGCAGGAGCAGGCGCCGTCGGGGGACGCGTCCACGGCGGCgttggcggtggcgggggagggggaggaggatgcgGGGGCGCGCGCCTCCGCGGGGGGCAACGGGGAGGCCGCGGCCGACAGGGACCTCCTCTGCCCGATCTGCATGGCGGTCATCAAGGACGCCTTCCTCACCGCCTGCGGCCACAGCTTCTGCTACATGTGCATCGTCACGCATCTCAGCCACAAGAGCGACTGCCCCTGCTGCGGCAACTACCTCACCAAGGCGCAGCTCTACCCCAACTTCCTCCTCGACAAG GTCTTGAAGAAAATGTCAGCTCGCCAAATTGCGAAGACAGCATCACCGATAGACCAATTTCGATATGCACTGCAACAG gGAAACGATATGGCGGTTAAAGAACTAGATAGTCTTATGACTTTGATCGCGGAGAAGAAGCGGCATATGGAACAGCAAGAGTCAGAAacaaatatgcaaatattgCTGGTCTTCTTGCATTGCCTCAGAAAGCAAAAGTTGGAAGAGCTGAATGAG ATTCAAACTGACCTACAGTACATCAAAGAAGATATAAGTGCTGTGGAGAGACATAGGTTAGAATTATATCGAACAAAAGAAAGGTACTCAATGAAGCTCCGCATGCTTTTGGATGAACCTGCTGCATCAAAGATGTGGCCCTCACCTATGGATAAACCTAGTGGTCTCTTTCCTCCCAACTCTCGGGGACCACTTAGTACATCAAATCCAGGGGGTTTACAGAATAAGAAGCTTGACTTGAAAGGTCAAATTAGTCATCAAGGATTTCAAAGGAGAGATGTTCTCACTTGCTCGGATCCTCCTAGTGCCCCTATTCAATCAGGCAACGTTATTGCTCGGAAGAGGCGAGTTCAAGCTCAG TTTAACGAGCTTCAAGAATACTATCTTCAAAGACGGCGTACCGGAGCACAATCACGTAGGCTGGAGGAAAGAGACATAGTAACAATAAATAAAGAAGGTTATCATGCAGGACTTGAGGATTTCCAGTCTGTGCTAACAACATTCACACGATATAG TCGCTTGCGTGTAATTGCGGAGCTAAGACATGGAGATCTGTTTCACTCTGCAAATATCGTATCAAG TATCGAATTTGACCGTGATGATGAGCTATTTGCTACTGCTGGAGTCTCAAAGCGCATCAAAGTCTTCGAGTTTTCTACA GTTGTTAATGAACCATCAGATGTGCATTGTCCAGTTGTTGAAATGGCTACTAGATCTAAACTCAGCTGCCTTAGCTGGAACAAGTACTCAAAAAATGTTATAGCAAGCAGCGACTATGAGGGTATAGTAACTGTTTGGGATGTCCAAACCCGCCAG AGTGTGATGGAGTATGAAGAACATGAAAAGAGAGCATGGAGTGTTGATTTTTCTCGAACAGAACCCTCGATGCTAGTATCTGGGAGTGATGATTGCAAG GTCAAAGTGTGGTGCACAAAGCAAGAAGCAAGTGCCATCAATATTGATATGAAGGCCAATATTTGCTCTGTCAAATATAATCCTGGGTCGAGCCACTATGTTGCA GTGGGTTCTGCTGATCACCATATTCATTATTTTGATTTGCGAAATCCAAGTGCGCCTGTCCATGTTTTTGGTGGGCACAAGAAAGCTGTTTCTTATGTGAAGTTCCTGTCCACCAATGAGCTTGCGTCTGCATCAACTGATAGCACATTACGGTTATGGGATGTCAAAGAAAATTGCCCT GTAAGGACATTCAGAGGGCACAAGAATGAAAAGAACTTTGTTGGGCTGTCTGTAAATAACGAGTACATTGCCTGCGGGAGTGAAACGAATGAGGTTTTTGTTTACCACAAG GCTATCTCAAAACCTGCTGCCAACCACAGATTTGTATCATCTGATCTCGATGATGCAGATGATGATCCTGGCTCTTATTTTATTAGCGCAGTCTGCTGGAAGAGCGATAGCCCTACCATGTTAACTGCTAACAGTCAGGGCACCATTAAAGTTCTTGTACTTGCTCCTTGA